A single window of Aspergillus puulaauensis MK2 DNA, chromosome 5, nearly complete sequence DNA harbors:
- a CDS encoding cytochrome P450 (COG:Q;~EggNog:ENOG410PKH2;~InterPro:IPR001128,IPR002401,IPR036396;~PFAM:PF00067;~TransMembrane:1 (o6-24i);~go_function: GO:0005506 - iron ion binding [Evidence IEA];~go_function: GO:0016705 - oxidoreductase activity, acting on paired donors, with incorporation or reduction of molecular oxygen [Evidence IEA];~go_function: GO:0020037 - heme binding [Evidence IEA];~go_process: GO:0055114 - oxidation-reduction process [Evidence IEA]) — translation MMDTTHAWILLPGAAILLIIRSIYRLYFHPLSHIPGPKLAAITHLYEFYYDICVSGGGRFLLQIEKLHRIYGPIVRISPREVHVNDPDFYDEIYTSSSRRREKDPSWVPIYSTSTSMITTVGHEHHRFRRNLLNNFFSKRSVIDLTPMIQGRINKLIQRFEEFHHSKTVVQLDDAFAALTADIITYYGYGKLWGFLEDKDFRSDIRAAATEVSGMCHINRFFPFLDPLVRSTPGWMVRLLAPGKTAVLDLQQSILDAVMDSATQEAKPGKATTLVHKLIDPELPPEERTKKRIEEESLIFLAAGTETTGRTLTIASYHLARNMDVLERLREEVKTVLPTTTSTCTLLELERLPYLTAVLNEALRITTPAMNRFPRVAPDETLVCGEYPIPPGTPMGSSPFLIHRNATIFPNPEKFDPDRWIRTNGKTATGERLDRYLTAFTKGSRACLGINLAYAELYMALAHLARRVEFGLHNTGPEDVQICREFVIGYTKRAEPRVYARVTGVLQD, via the exons ATGATGGACACCACTCACGCCTGGATCCTTCTACCTGGTGCAGCCATACTCCTGATAATCAGGAGCATCTACAGGCTGTACTTCCACCCGCTGAGCCATATCCCGGGCCCTAAACTGGCGGCGATTACCCACTTGTATGAGTTCTACTACGATATCTGTGtttctggtggtggaaggttcctcctccaaatcgAGAAACTGCACCGCATATATG GCCCCATCGTCAGAATATCACCACGGGAGGTCCACGTCAACGACCCCGACTTCTACGACGAGATCTACACCTCATCCAGCCGTCGACGCGAGAAAGATCCCTCCTGGGTGCCCATCTACTCAACCAGTACATCCATGATAACCACCGTCGGACACGAACACCACCGCTTCCGACGTAACCTGCTAAACAACTTCTTCTCGAAACGCTCCGTCATCGACTTAACCCCCATGATCCAGGGGCGTATCAACAAGCTGATCCAGCGATTCGAAGAATTCCACCACTCCAAGACCGTCGTCCAGCTGGATGATGCCTTTGCAGCCCTAACCGCCGATATCATCACGTACTACGGCTACGGCAAGCTCTGGGGATTCCTCGAGGATAAAGACTTCCGTAGTGATATCCGCGCAGCCGCAACGGAGGTTAGTGGTATGTGCCACATTAACCGATTCTTCCCATTCCTTGACCCCCTTGTGCGCTCAACGCCAGGCTGGATGGTGCGACTCTTGGCGCCGGGCAAGACGGCGGTGTTGGATTTGCAGCAGTCAATTCTGGATGCGGTGATGGACTCGGCGACTCAAGAGGCGAAGCCTGGTAAGGCGACGACGCTCGTTCATAAACTCATTGACCCGGAACTGCCGCCTGAGGAGCGCACAAAGAAGCGAATAGAGGAGGAAAGTCTCATCTTCCTAGCGGCAGGGACTGAGACCACTGGGCGCACGTTGACGATTGCTTCTTACCATCTGGCGCGGAATATGGATGTGTTGGAGCGGTTGAGGGAGGAGGTTAAGACTGTTCTGCCGACGACCACGAGTACCTGCACTttgttggagctggaacgGCTTCCTTACTTG ACGGCTGTACTCAACGAGGCGCTTCGTATTACCACTCCGGCCATGAACCGATTCCCTCGTGTTGCTCCTGATGAGACATTAGTGTGCGGAGAGTATCCAATTCCACCAGGG ACACCCATGGGCTCAtcccccttcctcatccaccgcaaCGCCACAATCTTCCCAAACCCAGAGAAATTCGACCCCGACCGGTGGATTCGCACAAATGGCAAGACTGCAACAGGGGAACGACTCGATCGCTATCTGACTGCATTTACGAAGGGGAGCAGGGCGTGTCTGGGAATAAA CCTGGCCTATGCGGAACTGTACATGGCCCTTGCACATCTCGCTCGCAGGGTGGAGTTTGGACTGCACAACACTGGGCCTGAGGATGTTCAAATATGCAGGGAATTTGTCATTGGGTATACGAAGCGCGCTGAGCCGCGTGTGTATGCACGGGTGACGGGCGTATTGCAGGACTGA
- the SIT2_2 gene encoding siderochrome iron transporter 2 (COG:G;~EggNog:ENOG410QE3G;~InterPro:IPR011701,IPR036259;~PFAM:PF07690;~TransMembrane:14 (i90-110o122-141i153-170o182-200i209-229o241-261i294-313o325-345i365-387o407-426i433-453o459-479i500-520o571-593i);~go_function: GO:0022857 - transmembrane transporter activity [Evidence IEA];~go_process: GO:0055085 - transmembrane transport [Evidence IEA]): MGALDLIRNRDARTAQTVVGTDEYHFRDEKHHHANDFEVHAWGPSTETRSNAGLRHNSREGVTEEAQRGVQKAEAVALVWSKKAAFGTYALVWLGFFILALQSSISSAIIQNVFANFSAAPQVSTANILSNVIAGVLKLPVAKILTIWGRTEGLLVFVAVYVLGIIILAACNSPDSYAAGYILYWVGYDALYLILDIFIADTTGLRNRAFAFAFASTPFICTAFTGPLAAQSFLKTSGWRWSYGVFAIVAPLVFLPLAVVFKMHEKKAENEGIFRRRPSGRTTMESIIHYIHEFDIFGAFLLMAAFTLVLLPFSLTSYGAAQYNSATFIAMVIVGFLLFPTFAAWERFGARTHFIRWELLKERTVLGACFLSALVFFSFYCWDLYLLNFCIVVFNLSIGMAGYVNQIFNVGSTFWSVLVGIVIRITRQFKYQTLFFGMPLLLLGSGLMIHFRGQSEDSTVGYMVMCQIFIAFGGSTLTIGQDMAVMAAADRESVPMMLSILSLSSSIGAALGFAASASVFNNTFLKFLTEALPENSKDLATEIYINGYVKQITHPVGSEIRTAINHAWSEYMKYACILSTCVLVSGFPAIAVWRNYRLDRKQNKGVVL; this comes from the exons ATGGGCGCATTGGATCTTATTCGAAACCGTGATGCACGAACGGCGCAGACGGTGGTCGGTACGGACGAGTATCACTTTAGGGATGAGAAGCACCACCATGCGAATGACTTCGAGGTCCATGCTTGGGGTCCTTCGACTGAGACTCGCAGCAATGCCGGACTGCGACACAATTCCCGCGAGGGGGTAACGGAAGAGGCGCAACGGGGTGTGCAGAAGGCTGAAGCTGTCGCATTGGTCTGGAGTAAGAAGGCGGCGTTTGGCACATATGCTCT TGTCTGGCTGGgattcttcatcctcgctctgcAGTCGTCTATCAGCAGCGCCATTATCCAGAACGTCTTTGCCAACTTCAGTGCCGCTCCCCAAGTCAGCACGGCGAATATCCTTTCCAACGTCATTGCCGGTGTGTTAAAGCTGCCCGTGGCTAAAATCCTCACTATTTGGGGGCGTACTGAGGGACTGTTGGTCTTTGTCGCCGTCTATGTCCTTGGTATTATCATCCTTGCTGCCTGCAACAGCCCGGACTCGTACGCCGCTGGATATATCCTGTATTGGGTTGGATATGACGCTCTCTACCTGATCCTGGATATTTTCATTGCCGATACAACTGGTCTTCGCAACAGAGCTTTtgccttcgccttcgccagtACTCCGTTCATCTGCACGGCATTTACTGGTCCATTGGCCGCTCAATCCTTCCTGAAGACTTCgggctggcggtggagttACGGAGTGTTTGCTATCGTCGCGCCACTGGTCTTTCTTCCACTGGCAGTGGTATTCAAGATGCATGAGAAGAAAGCTGAGAACGAGGGTATCTTCCGACGACGCCCAAGTGGGCGGACTACCATGGAGTCAATCATCCACTATATCCACGAATTTGACA TCTTCGGCGCATTCCTCCTAATGGCCGCGTtcaccctcgtcctcctccccttcagtCTAACCAGCTACGGCGCTGCCCAATACAACAGCGCCACCTTCATCGCAATGGTAATCGtcggcttcctcctcttcccaaccTTCGCGGCCTGGGAACGCTTCGGCGCCAGAACCCACTTCATCCGCTGGGAACTCCTCAAAGAGCGCACCGTCCTTGGCGCATGCTTTCTCTCCGCCCTGGttttcttcagcttctacTGCTGGGACCTATACCTGCTCAACTTCTGCATCGTGGTCTTCAACCTCTCCATCGGGATGGCCGGGTACGTGAACCAGATCTTCAACGTCGGGAGTACATTCTGGTCTGTCCTCGTGGGCATTGTTATCCGGATTACACGGCAGTTCAAATATCAGActctcttcttcggcatGCCTCTCCTTTTGCTGGGCTCGGGGCTCATGATCCACTTCCGAGGGCAGAGCGAGGATAGTACCGTTGGGTATATGGTTATGTGTCAGATCTTTATTGCCTTCGGGGGTTCTACCCTGACCATCGGTCAGGATATGGCTGTGATGGCAGCCGCCGATCGCGAGAGTGTGCCCATGATGCTATCGATTCTCAGTCTCTCGTCTAGTATCGGGGCAGCGCTGGGGTTTgcggcgtcggcgtcggtCTTTAATAATACGTTCTTGAAGTTTTTGACGGAGGCCCTTCCCGAAAACTCGAAGGATCTTGCGACAGAGATCTATATCAACGGGTATGTGAAGCAGATTACGCACCCGGTGGGCTCGGAGATAAGGACTGCGATTAATCATGCGTGGAGCGAGTATATGAAGTATGCTTGTATTTTGTCTACTTGTGTACTGGTCTCGGGCTTTCCGGCTATCGCTGTTTGGCGCAATTATCGGCTCGACAGGAAGCAGAATAAGGGAGTTGTCTTgtga
- a CDS encoding Ras-GEF domain-containing protein (COG:T;~EggNog:ENOG410PGVB;~InterPro:IPR000651,IPR036964,IPR019804,IPR023578, IPR008937,IPR001895;~PFAM:PF00617,PF00618;~go_function: GO:0005085 - guanyl-nucleotide exchange factor activity [Evidence IEA];~go_process: GO:0007264 - small GTPase mediated signal transduction [Evidence IEA]), whose protein sequence is MEHARAPSSDVSVAPSTTTRSSSLFDEAIWFLQPDHHDEMQFELDNGVPVVKGGTAGALVEYLTRHDKLDTAFNQIFLLTFRSFMTSAQLFAMLMERFYIQHPDGLTQAEYQIWLSHKKKPTQVRVINILKRWLEQTWGEPDDDAARDLLKRIYEFALDSIPALKTPGSNGLINVIERRLQGDRNLRGHQRVSMQSVTSPPPVLPKKMKKIKLLDLNPTELARQLTLLESRLYDKIRLEECLNKTWQKKTGDLEPAPNIRAMIRHSNQLANWVGNLILEQSDLKKRVRLIKHFVDILEACYEMRNYSTTIAVVSGLGTAPIHRLARTWSQVSERTMATLKRIQRLVNSTRNFNEYRETMRAASPPCIPFLGVFLMDLTFIEDGNPDHTPAGLINMDKRAKAAAVIQELQHSQSSEYIFQPVPDLQDYLISSTQAAEDMANKHDRSLEIEPRTRVEMSGGGAPYVSTGTQMIGILVASMAMGD, encoded by the exons ATGGAGCACGCTCGCGCGCCCTCAAGCGACGTCTCGGTAGCCCCAAGCACGACGACCAGATCGTCCTCGCTATTCGACGAAGCCATCTGGTTCCTACAGCCGGACCACCACGATGAAATGCAATTCGAGCTGGACAATGGCGTCCCGGTTGTCAAGGGAGGAACCGCAGGCGCCCTGGTCGAATACCTCACACGACACGATAAACTCGACACGGCGTTCAACCAGATCTTCCTTCTCACATTTCGCTCCTTCATGACGAGCGCGCAGCTATTCGCCATGCTGATGGAGCGATTCTACATACAACACCCGGACGGACTCACCCAGGCCGAATACCAGATCTGGCTGTCGCACAAAAAGAAACCGACGCAGGTGCGGGTGATCAATATCCTCAAGCGCTGGCTGGAACAGACCTGGGGAGAGCCTGACGACGACGCAGCCCGCGACCTGCTTAAACGGATCTACGAGTTCGCGCTCGACTCGATTCCGGCACTCAAGACGCCGGGGTCGAATGGGTTGATTAATGTCATTGAGCGGCGCTTACAAGGGGACCGGAACTTGCGAGGGCACCAGCGCGTTTCAATGCAGAGTGTCACTTCCCCGCCACCGGTGCTTCCtaagaagatgaagaagatcaagctCTTGGACCTCAATCCGACTGAGCTTGCGCGGCAATTGACGCTGCTGGAGTCGCGACTGTACGATAAAATACGCCTGGAAGAGTGCTTGAACAAAACatggcagaagaagacagggGACTTGGAGCCGGCGCCGAATATCAGAGCAATGATCCGCCATTCCAACCAGCTGGCGAACTGGGTCGGGAATCTGATTCTCGAGCAATCAGATCTGAAAAAGCGTGTGCGGCTGATTAAACATTTTGTCGATATTTTGGAG GCCTGCTACGAGATGAGAAACTACTCGACAACAATCGCCGTCGTGTCCGGACTTGGAACAGCACCGATACACCGGCTGGCTCGGACCTGGTCGCAAGTTAGTGAGCGCACCATGGCGACCCTAAAACGGATACAGCGGCTCGTCAACAGCACGAGGAATTTCAACGAGTACCGAGAGACAATGCGGGCAGCGAGTCCCCCATGCATTCCATTCCTTG GCGTCTTCCTCATGGACCTAACATTCATCGAAGACGGCAACCCCGACCACACCCCTGCAGGCCTAATAAACATGGACAAGCGCGCCAAAGCGGCCGCCGTAATCCAAGAGCTGCAACATTCTCAATCCTCCGAATACATATTCCAGCCCGTCCCTGATCTGCAAGACTACCTGATCAGCAGCACCCAAGCTGCCGAAGACATGGCGAACAAACACGaccgcagcctggagatcGAGCCGCGAACGCGCGTGGAAatgagcggcggcggcgcccCCTATGTTTCTACCGGAACCCAAATGATAGGCATCCTGGTTGCAAGCATGGCGATGGGGGATTGA
- a CDS encoding GNAT family N-acetyltransferase (COG:S;~EggNog:ENOG410PS89;~InterPro:IPR016181,IPR039143,IPR000182;~PFAM:PF13508,PF13673,PF00583;~go_function: GO:0004343 - glucosamine 6-phosphate N-acetyltransferase activity [Evidence IEA];~go_function: GO:0008080 - N-acetyltransferase activity [Evidence IEA];~go_process: GO:0006048 - UDP-N-acetylglucosamine biosynthetic process [Evidence IEA]), whose translation MTAQLPPNYAFTDSPPSVADYLHLRLASGLSPKSVAQGTASVNGAWYGCYIIHTDPSTNTASPVAMGRIISDGGWYFHIVDMAVLPDHQRKGLGEAVLRKLLVHIRDNAPEGNPYINLLADKPGRKLYARNGFVDAMPGSLGMVYEGDFS comes from the coding sequence ATGACAGCCCAACTCCCCCCAAACTACGCCTTCACTGATTCTCCCCCCTCAGTCGCGGActacctccacctccgcctTGCCTCCGGCCTCTCCCCCAAATCCGTCGCGCAAGGCACCGCCTCAGTCAATGGCGCCTGGTACGGCTGCTACATCATCCACACCGACCCTTCTACAAATACCGCAAGCCCGGTCGCAATGGGCCGCATCATCAGCGACGGCGGGTGGTACTTCCACATTGTGGATATGGCGGTGCTCCCGGACCATCAGCGCAAGGGTCTTGGGGAGGCAGTGCTGAGGAAGTTGCTGGTGCATATCAGGGATAATGCGCCCGAGGGGAATCCGTATATTAATCTCTTGGCGGATAAGCCGGGTCGGAAGCTGTACGCGAGGAATGGGTTTGTGGATGCGATGCCGgggagtctggggatggTTTACGAGGGAGACTTTTCTTGA